The nucleotide window TGAATGATGTAATGTAGTTAGAACTGGCTGGcattatttcaaataaacaaaaaaatgcacaaaaaaataatgaaatcagACATCAATTCCTGAACATTgtcaatttttaaaaatagtgaTGTACGCATCGTGCTTTACGGTTTTGTTAATAAAACATCGGTTTTTCAATATAATACTGGCATATTCAGATTTTTTCCCTCGggatattaattaaagttatcaAGCAAGCAAAATCTTTTTCTCAAGACTTTAGCCAACACCGGAAACTCGGTGAGAGTTCGTTTTGCTGCTATACTTTTATCGCTATTGATATTAAGAAAATGTGAGAAAGGAAGTGTGTCTGTCGTGCTGCTACAAGACACACTACACCAGAGTTCTTTCTTTGTAAAGAAAGGAAGAGTCTGCATCAAGTGTTTATGCTATTTTCGACTTCATATAGACTTCCTTTAAGATCCATATTAGCAACAGAGGGCCGCATTGGAATTGGAACCTTGTCCGTTCAAAACGAGGCACCCGCAGTAGCCGCCCTACCTACCTACCCACATAATGCGACGGATACAGATCCGAGTTTCTTACTTACACATACACGTAAAGTACGAAGGCCAGTTTTAAATATGTGTATGTGTCGCGAATACATACGGCTTCGATGATCAGCAGGTGTAAGCGAACTAAAAGCGAGGGGTTATTGCGATTAACTCTTTTATCCCTTCGTTTCCATATCAAAGAGTAATGAACCTTGTTCTACTATTGGACAACGTCGATTAGTAACCGTGTGATTTTTCTATATTGAATAAAAGCGACACTGCATTAACTTTTCTAACTTTAGTCATAATAACTTACAACATTCCCTTAGTTTGAACAATGTTAACTtcccaataaatatttttatatgtcattgtttttactaataattaatAAGCACTCTGTTTATGACTAACTAGATTCCAACTAGATGGATATCTTAATTTTTAAGGTGATATCATAATTTTAAGGTGACCatggtttcttttgttttctattaaatcatattttttttatatttgttttgacTTTAAAGTGGACTGCACATACAGACAACATCAAAGTAATTAACTAATTGTAACAACAAAGGCGAAACTGGCAGTGAATCGATTGCGAGTACCGAAGGTCAAAGGGTTTGCAAGTGTGCGTATGTATGCAAGTATGCAGGCGAGCTCGGTGCGGCGTCGCTGCTGCACGCCTGCACCGGCGGTTGCAACACCCTCCCCCCTTCATTCTCGGCTTCTCGCTCGTTGCCGTCTTGCCGCTAGCCTGTCTCACCTCGCGGCCGGCAGCCTTGCGCGACGCGCCGCGCTCTTTCACATTCAAAATTATTCGCAATCGCAACCATTGCAAAAACTCTCTGtgcaataaaatacttaatatttcGATGCGTTCACAATTAGTTTTAAAACAGAGAGGTAGTTAAAAGTTAACAAAGAAATTAAGTGCCTTTTAAACTTTGAATGCACTCCTCGTTGCATGTCCCGCGCGCGTCGTTATGAGAACCCCGTACTGGCGGTCACGTTGACGTCGCGCCGCCATATCTGTCTCGGCCACCAACTAGCAAAattaataggtaattattttcGTGTACAGtgtttttgattgattttgtcGTTCAGTGATTGTGTGTTAAAGTGTTTTCCATTTTCTGGCATCCTTTGTGGTGATTCTAACTGGATTCTTTTTGGAAATTGAGGCGCGCGCCGGCCGGTTCTTATCGGGTGCAATGCAGTTGCACTCTCAACTTATTGCAGTTTTGCATTCACCAAAGTTTCATGCGCGGAAAGTTTCTAGTGTTTATATTTCGCTCAAAGAGGATTGTAAATGTGTTCTAAAGTGATTATTCGTTAAAAGTGATATGTGAAGCGGTTTCTAAAGAGCTGTCACAGTTTGCTGTGTTATTTCGGTCATTGACCGCCGGAATTCGCATCTCCCTTTATACTGTGGTGTTGTTAGATTTTTTGACATAATTCCGATTTTCGTTTTTTAGGCTCAAAAATAGTGTCACTTCACTACAAGAATGCAATGACACACGCATTCGCTTTTTGAAATTTCACCTTCACCCGGATGGAATGAGGAGTGCACAATCCCATTGTTTCACAGTTTCATATGTTTGaacatcatttgtttttttgtttttcggaCGATTAGAGCGTTATCATTTTCttccaaaattacaaaaattacgaaataaaggtaaatattattcttttccacagtacatattttataaatattaaatattttttatacaatattaatttgttgGCATTGCTCACACGCGTGGCTCCCTTGAATCGCTGCTGGATGACATCATCTGTAGGCAAGCAATGAGGTATCCTCATTTCTAGTGAACTTAGTCATATAAAACTTGCTCTAAACTTTTGTAACATGCCCCAAAGTTGCAGCAGTTGAGTGTAGTGTGTGtaaaatgatgatgaatgtgCAGAATGGCGGAGGGCAATGGAGAAATACCCATTGAAGAGGTACCTGGGAAGGACTCCGATGTTGGCCGGACACCAGATTACCGCAAACTCATTGACTATGGCTTGGATCCTAAGGTGAGCATATAATTTTCAGTTCCTCAGTATATGTAGTTATATCAGTGTATATCCTGTACATTTAGTTCTTACCAAAAACCTAGGAATTGCAAAGTAAAAAAATTTGCCGGTGCACACTGTTTTATGCAAATTTCTAAGTCATTATATAGTATTTCTTAGTTATTCTGTGGTTTTAGAACTTTACATGAATTGCATTATCCATAATATTACAGAGCTTTATAGTCTAGAATGCTAGAGATGCGTTTGGGACATATTTGTATCTTGAGGCATATTGCCCGTCCCGGTGAAACTTCCATAGTTAGCCCTAACATTTATGAAAACGGTTTCAGCGGACTAACAATGCCATATTATACTGTATCAGAGTGTAAGAAAGGCCAGTAGCTGTTAACCCCAGAAttatcagtgtttttttttaatactaactAGATACCATTTGGTATATTTCAAAATTTAGTCATCCCAGATTCTTATTAGAATCTCGTTGTGTTTTATTGTTAGTTTGTTTTTACATGATACCAATAAGAATTTAATGTTGATATGTATTATGCATATACAGCTATGTATTATGTGTCTGACTCAttctataaaaattatttatcaccTAGTTAAATAGTTACCATTATCTATGCACATAGTtcctatcaatttatttttttccaacaTCTAGCTTATTTCTGGGTTTTTACCTACTAAAATTTATTAAACTACAATCAATgcataatcaaaatattaataataaagctAATAATGATCACTAGGTACTGATTTATTAATCTTATCTGTTGTATCAATCATCAGGCTTCATCAGATCTATTCCCAGAtcctataaatattatttgcatgTTGCCAATCCTGTAAACTTCATGTTCAAAAGAAAAATTCTTTGGTTGGCAGTATTTATTTGCACTTTCTCTCTGATAATGCTGACCTCTGCCATTTATTATCTGGGCACCTGCAGTGCATGCATACAGGCTTGCATGCTTTTAAAAATTGTTGTTGCCACCCAGAATACTTTGTTATATGTATACATGTGTACATAAGTTGTTGACTGTATCTATGTAAGGCCATGCTTTTgcaaaatgttttcattttatatcCTATCAGAAACAGCTCTGCATTTAAATGTTTCCCCTTTTCAAATAggattttttaacttttaagcaTAGAATTACTCAAGTTTTCCAATTTTTATTCAGATTATTTAAACTCCAAAAGATACATTCAAATAAGATTCCAATAAGGTTTGCCAACTGAGTCCCTGACGAGTCATGCAGATGGGATACCTACACGACAAATTTATCATTCGGAAATCCATAAACGCATGAGGCCAGTGCACACTGGTATGCGCCGGGGCCGGGTGGCGGGGCGGGGGAGGCCCAGTAATTTTCCTCGTCACTGTCCTTTGTaacttaagtaataaaataatttcgaaGAAACCACTTCGATGTGTCCATAAAGATAGCCCAGTAGGCATATACCTATAATTGTAACCACAAAGTAACGCTTCTTATCTTCgcataaaatagttatttaattgCGTGAATTGCGATGGTCAGTGAATTGGCTCACATTGTCGTGGCGAAAGTCACGTGACTATTGTTATATTGAATAAACATATCTGCAAGTTTTATCGACTTAGGAACTCgtaaattcttaaaataaagTTTGCAGACCACCACGAATGCAAAATTTTCCCGCCTTTTGTGTTACCGCCCTTTAATAGAATAGTcctacataaaacattttgtatttgtagGGCTACCACCCCGCAACGACCACATACACCTATGGACAGATTGTCGGCTTTAAACCAACATAAAGAGCTTTTGTATATTTCACAAGATTCCATTGTTTAATTTGTTGGAACCACGTATTAAACTGATAATACTTAAAATGGAAGAGACAATGCTAAGCCTACCCACACTCCATGGCCTCCGTGCGAAACTTGTAATCTTTGATTTCTATATCGAGAAATTGTATTTAATGGTGAATATAATGTCGTTTCCAGGTAGCAGCCAAGCTCGACGACATTTATAAGACTGGAAAGCTAGCGCACGCCGAACTGGATGAACGTGCGTTAGATGCCTTAAAAGAATTTCCATCCGACGGTGCTTTAAGTGTTCTTGGACAATTTTTAGATTCAAATCTCGAGCATGTATCTAATAAAAGTGCTTATTTATGTGGAGTCATGAAGACCTATAGGTGAGTACTCACGTTGTATTATTTCGCTTGGCAACACGATCAAAATATTGGATGATTGCCAAACTGCCCGGTATATCTGGGTCACAATCTTGAAAAATTGATTTGACATATTATAGGCCGCGTTGCGGACAACCGTTGAATTTAAATCCCCGGCCCTCTGCCTCAGTAACTAGGAAATGATGCTGTTTTATGTACTGCACGGCCTTGTCTCGGAATGGCAATGCGAAAATCCGACTcagaatttaaaaataccttttttgcACAAAATCAAGCCTTGACACGGCCAATCACCGGTTAGGGAACCATTTAACATTATTGTTCCTGCAGTGTACCGAATTAAATATCTCGTGTCGATCTCTCGACCTTTGGGAGAAGAGGTCACTTCGATACCGCCcattaaaatgcaataaaaaagatTGCCGCGTCTGAAATGCCCTCATAATGACACTAGTCAGAGAGCAGTGTTCCGCTAAGTTTAGCACTTCTAAGTAGCAAAATCGTGCCTCCGAGGCTGCCAATGCGAACTCGGCCGGTATTAACGTGTGAGCTCTGATTGGTAGTAGAGGCTTTTGAAATGACTTTAAACTACTTTAAAGCTGTTCCGTTAATAGGGTATAATTGTTTGCTATATGCATTGTGCAGCTATGTGCCACAACGCAGGGGTATTATGAGTTGAATTTGTACGGGGCAGAAAAATATAGAATGCGTTTTTTCTATAGTTATTTAAATCGTGAATCCGATCGCTGTTAACTCGCTAGTTAAGTTAGTTCTCAGTTTTGAGGGTTCGTAGTTAGATTAGTATAAAGCGCAAGTCCCCGGGAGTCGAGAATAAGATGAAGCGGTCGACGAAGCGAGAAAGTGAGTGGTTAATTGATACGTGATCCGGTGGTAGCGGCTGGAATGCTCGCTCCGTGACGGACTGACGGATCATTTTGCTTGTGTCCTCGTGTTTATTTGCGCCGCCCGTCGCAAGATTAGATTACGGATGGTCATTAGCCCCTGTGCAGTCGTGATGCAAAACCTGTTTGCGAGATTTAATAAAATGCTAATTGGAATTATCCTCAGTTGCCTTGTTATTGAAGGGTTTGTGTCCCAATTTTCCTTGAGAATCTTAATAGGCTATGATTACCGTATTAAACAGTAAATTGTGAAGCGCCCACCCTTATAGTTGGTACCTAAGTTTTCATTTAGGTTTTCGTAAGATGTTGCAGCGTGTTTTGGACTAGAGAGTCTGCAAAAAAAAGCTTTGATTCAGTTTCTAGGTTCGTGTCCTGAGTATTCCTGCCTCTTCATGAAAGGGTGAAAATATGCAGtaggttttattttgaatagaaACGATAAAGGCAACTATATCTACtccataataaaaatttaaataaaagggaCCCTTATAAATATCTGATTGTCTCAAAACTTGCTTTCAATTTCGTCCACAATATTGTCGATGTAAAACATCGTTCGTCTTACGTCAGGGTCGAACTGACGAAATCTCTGAATTAAGCATGGGATGCAGTGAAAACAAGATTTAAACTGCAGCTGCTTGCAACAAGTCGCATCAATGAAATCATGTCCCCTAGTTGGTTTTGTCTTTTTCGTCGGTCGTTTTTGTACCTTTTGACTGGTTAACCATAATATCTTTTATTCATTCTTCATTGCCATAAAACTACAATCCCGCAATTTTCTCCAGATCCGAAACACAACTAAGCGTTTGTTAAATGTTgatacaaaatagttttttcttcTACAAAACAACAGAGAATTCTTAACTGAAATGTGAAGATTTTAATAGACTTGCTAAAACATGCCataaaactattgaatacaCATTTCTAAACTACAAAatcttttaatatgaaatgtcgCATTTTCGATGACACAAGTATAAAACTAACTTCGTGCAACTTAAACTTTCCTTAATCCACGAAAGACGACCATTACAGAGGAACTGATCAATGACATTCTAAATTTCAGACAGAAAAGCAGGGCGGGCGTGCAAGGTGCGCCCGCGTTGTCTTCCACTGTTCAGGTGAAGGGCCCTGACGAAGAGAAGATCAAACAAATATTGGCCCGGACCGGGTACACGTTAGATGTTACCACAGGTCAGTATACCACTAGCTAGACCTTTGACCACTAGATAACTAATGAAATGTAGGATAATATTGCTTAGCTGATAACGTGTTGAATCTATAAGTAGGTGTTATTAAATTAGTGTCGTTAAGTCAAATGTGTTTACATACATTCTCTCgcatacttattatttttctcgTGACTGATTTTCGTGATGCTTTCGACACAGTTATTGTTCAGTTATACTTAAATTTTCATGATTACTCGCAGAAATTTTTACCGAATTGCTAATGGGTTAAAAGTAGCGTGAAGGTGGAAAGTCGAGATTTTTACGGTTTTAGTTTCCCATACGGGCACGTATTAGTTATGCGAATTAATTTgcgaataaatgtatttttttaatgttcgtCGTAATGTTcttcagaaaataaaaatattatcaaaaattgGAATGCATTTGCAATGCTCGTGcattgtgtttgtgaataataCAGTTGTCAAGTTTGGCGCGCAACGCTCCGCGAAGGACATCGCACTTCATCAGTACTTTCATTAATACGTGGATAACTTGTTCCTTTGTGTTGATGACGCTACTTTAGCTTTAGCATTTACACataaggtttaaaaaaaaatacacgttattattatattctcaGACTTTAAGGGACAACAGTACCATATAAATTCGTTAAGAAAGTGTAATCTATGTCTTTTAGATTCCCTCCAATATTGTACAACATTGTAGGAGGCCTACGGATACAACCATGTACTTTTACTAGATTTCAATATATAAAGCAGGTACTGATTTTTGCATATGAGTATCTGATACGACCAATTGGATTTCCTTTGTGACGCATTGGAATTTGGAATCAATATTCTTATCAGATTGATGAATCAAAATTCCAATAAAAGATTGATATTAGGTATTAGTGTTATGAGAAAATCGTCTTATTTGAATCTGATTAGACTAATATTTTCCTTGCAAAACTACCGTCCAGAGTTATgctaatattaaattaacgtGTCCGCCATTGTGCTCCGATGATATTATCAACGTACACATTGGTCTCTTGCACGTGCAGTGTGATCTAACTAATACCATTACCCGTTATGGACATGTTCCCTTAAGTGAACGCGGAAGTTTTGTATAGGTCGCCAGAGAGGTCCCTTCATCCAACTTCGATTTATTTGAATAGAACGTGAGAACATTTGGTTGACTTCGTGTTTGTGTGGGGCAGGTCAACGCAAGTATGGTGGGCCGCCGCCCGGGTGGGAGGGCGGTACGCCGGGCGCCGGCTGCGAGGTGTTCTGCGGGAAGATCCCCAAGGATATGTACGAGGACGAGCTCATCCCGCTGTTCGAGCGCTGCGGCACCATCTGGGACCTGCGCCTCATGATGGACCCCATGACGGGCACCAACCGCGGCTACGCCTTCGTGACGTTCACGACGCGCGAGGCCACGCAGCGAGCCGTGCAAGAGGTGAgtccgcgcccgccgccgccgtgcCGCGGCTCTGCCACTCTCAGTGTTCGTCCGGGGGGGGGCTAATGCATGTCACCTCATActgatgtatatttttgtttccatCATTTCGACAATCAAACTCCATTTTTCTTTTGATGTTGCTCCTGTCTGAACAGTATTAATGTACGCTTCGCGCGCTCAATGTTTAGCCTATTGAATGGTGAATGAAAATTACCCCTCCCTCGAACTTTAGTGTAAAATAAGCCGTAGAGTTGTTGAACAAACGTTTGCTACAAAGATTGGTGCCACCTGCGGCCCCTTGGCGCGGCGTCCCCGCAGCCTTGATGATCGCAAACATTTAGATAACCAGCGTGGCCCGCGGCGATAGTGCGGCACCTATCTTTGTGCGATACATGGATGTTATCGAGCACATCTGTACCAATAGCCAACATTACAGCACACTGTGTTATCGCAAAACTAAAACAATGGTGCAATTGTTCATTATCAGCCTATCACGATTGGTAACACAAAATTGTGTCAAAACTCTAAAGCTTTACTGAGGATGATTTTTTGATTGATTAAAATTGGTGTTATTAATTTGAAACAAAATTTATTCTAATTTGACGTCTACTTTCCAGGTGACTCGCCGAAATGTTTAAGTATATTCCCTTGAAAGATTAACAGTATCACAGCACTTAGTAGCCGCGCGTTTGGTCACTTCCCGCCGCCTCCCCCCGGCGGAACCATCACGTTCCTTCTGCGTCACTGCTCCTCACTGAATGTGTCACATACTGCTCTATAGCCGCAGCATCATGATGGTTCTCCCAGCGCACTGGAAGTGACCAAACCGCGGCCTCACTTGCAAGACTACTAGTAATCATCAGCCAGTAATTTTGCAAGGTCCCAATCATTTGCCTGTCGAATATGTTCACAGTCACACTTGGGAGATTTAGATTTAAGCTTCTTCTATCATTTAAAAAGCATGTCATTAATATCCCGCTCACGGCGGCCATTTGCACCCATTCGCACTAAATAGTTCCCTTGTGTAATGCTACACAGTAACATGATAATGTACCGGAGTTGTGCTTCGTGGCAAGCAGCCGCCGTCCAATTAATATGTATAATCACTGAATTTGTGTAAATGTGCAAACATAACACCTATAAACTGATCTAGCCTCGCTTGTCCTGAGATATCATCCCGTTCTTTACTGTTGCACCTCGTTCAATTTTAAgttgctttaattttattttattttttgttaccatCACACGTACTCGCttcttttattttcacttcATCAAACGGTCCACTTACAGGGTTAACTTTGAATTGGCTTGGAAAAGTTCTCCAACTGAGAATGTAATATATCTCAGGCTCTCCTCTTTGCTCCGTACAACACTGTCGGCTTATCATCCAAATTCAGTTAACTCATTACGATTGGCTCTAACCGTCATCATCGCTCGCGCGTCGCTCGTCGCGCGTCGACGAGGCTAGCCTCGCAGGCCATGGCCCCAAGGGTCTGAATCGACGccctttttcaaaatttttcccTTGTTATTTTTCCCACAGCTCGATAATCACGAAATAAAACCAGGGAAGACTCTGAGAATTAAGATTAGCGTACCGAATCTGCGACTTTTCGTCGGCAACATTCCCAAGTCTAAAGGCAAAGAGGAGATACTGGAAGAGTTTGGTAAATTAACAGGTAAAGTGTCACTCGAATGAATTAAGGAGTTTATAGAGTTGTCGGGTTGAGTGCGTGGGGCTTGGTGTGGACCGGCTCGGGCTCCCGCTTGCGTCCCGCTTGTCCCTGTCCTGCGCTCCCTCCCGCGATCTCCAGTCATACGGCCGCCAGCCGGGCAGGCAGCCAGCGCCCGGCCCCGGCCCAGGCTATTCTCCCTCGAATTGTTCTTGCAGCTGAATGATTATGAAATTCGAAAGGGGAAAAAGATTGGCGTAACAGTTTCCTTTAACAATCACCGGTTATTCGTGGGGAATATCCCTAAGAATCGAGATCGGGACGATTTGTTTGAGGAGTTTACTAGGCACGCACGTAAGTCCTTGTCGAATTCATAATAAGTGCTACTCGGTTGTTATCTAGAGCGGCCGCGGGGCACCGTGAGCGCGGGCAGGCGGGGCCCGGCGGGACTAGGGGCCCCGAGGGGCCCAGCCCCGGGGCCCGGCAGGCGCCTCACCGTGGCCCGCGGCCCGCGACCGTACCTTTTGATTGGCCTTTGCCTCGAGAATGCTCACTGGTCATGACTGGAGAACCTTGCTGTTGTTCTCTAGAATAGAATTCTTCAGTACCGTATATGTTCTCCTGGAATATCGTTTGATTTGCTTCATATTCTGTAGCGTTGAATGAGTGACTTTTGCGCGTCGGGCTCGAGGGAAGCTTTGTTCATACCGTTAGCGTGCCTGCGCCCCGCTTCCCGATCCTTATCCATGTTTTATGATTGCAGCTGGGCTCGTCGAAGTTATAATATATAGTTCGCCCGatgacaagaagaaaaatagaggATTTTGTTTTTTGGAATACGAGTCTCACAAAGCGGCGTCACTAGCTAAACGTAGACTGGGAACAGGTAGAATAAAGGTAAGTGTTTACTGCCGACTTGCATCATCACGCGTCATGTCATGTATCATCCCGAACAGAGTAATAGTGTAATGTTTGTTTCTAATTCGAGCAGGTATGGGGCTGTGATATAATAGTGGACTGGGCGGACCCCCAAGAGGAACCTGACGAGCAAACTATGAGCAAAGTAAGTTCACCTTTAACCCCCCACTTTACTCACCACACATTATTTTCTCAGTAAAAAATCTGTCGAATATTCTGAGCTACATCTAGaagattgatatattttttaagtcagCATCCCCATTAAATACTTGTTTACCTTCAAAGTCAAAATACTGAAACATACCTATAATTTTAGGTGAAGGTACTGTACGCACGCAACCTGACGCAAGAGATAACGGAAGACGCGCTGAAGGAGGAGTTCGAGCGCTACGGCACGGTGGAACGCGTCAAGAAGATTAAGGACTACGCCTTCGTGCATTTTGAGGACCGGGACTGTGCAGTAAAGGTAAGGACATTCAAAATTGCAGTTTTTCTGCCTTGTTCCCCAATTTAGAACTTCATAAAGCAGCCCGCGGAATCTGGAAGCTGGTGATGGACACTAtactacccgtgccgataaagaatgggattagaaatggCGGCGCATCTATTCACTTCTCGCTCGCACATTATTTCCGTCCATACTCACACTCGTTGGTACcgactgacaaaaaaaaaataacgact belongs to Helicoverpa zea isolate HzStark_Cry1AcR chromosome 11, ilHelZeax1.1, whole genome shotgun sequence and includes:
- the LOC124634523 gene encoding heterogeneous nuclear ribonucleoprotein R-like isoform X5; the protein is MAEGNGEIPIEEVPGKDSDVGRTPDYRKLIDYGLDPKVAAKLDDIYKTGKLAHAELDERALDALKEFPSDGALSVLGQFLDSNLEHVSNKSAYLCGVMKTYRQKSRAGVQGAPALSSTVQVKGPDEEKIKQILARTGYTLDVTTGQRKYGGPPPGWEGGTPGAGCEVFCGKIPKDMYEDELIPLFERCGTIWDLRLMMDPMTGTNRGYAFVTFTTREATQRAVQELDNHEIKPGKTLRIKISVPNLRLFVGNIPKSKGKEEILEEFGKLTAGLVEVIIYSSPDDKKKNRGFCFLEYESHKAASLAKRRLGTGRIKQVWGCDIIVDWADPQEEPDEQTMSKVKVLYARNLTQEITEDALKEEFERYGTVERVKKIKDYAFVHFEDRDCAVKAMQELDGKEMGGARLEVSLAKPPSDKKKKEEILRARERRMMQMIHGRGGFDWCSCSPVLRGRTPQPQPRPPQARGDYGWVMWDGRAMGAARGGGAGPRGWGPWWCAPRRAWPPHAQRHAWQSPRQAKFTR
- the LOC124634523 gene encoding heterogeneous nuclear ribonucleoprotein R-like isoform X1, with the protein product MAEGNGEIPIEEVPGKDSDVGRTPDYRKLIDYGLDPKVAAKLDDIYKTGKLAHAELDERALDALKEFPSDGALSVLGQFLDSNLEHVSNKSAYLCGVMKTYRQKSRAGVQGAPALSSTVQVKGPDEEKIKQILARTGYTLDVTTGQRKYGGPPPGWEGGTPGAGCEVFCGKIPKDMYEDELIPLFERCGTIWDLRLMMDPMTGTNRGYAFVTFTTREATQRAVQELDNHEIKPGKTLRIKISVPNLRLFVGNIPKSKGKEEILEEFGKLTAGLVEVIIYSSPDDKKKNRGFCFLEYESHKAASLAKRRLGTGRIKQVWGCDIIVDWADPQEEPDEQTMSKVKVLYARNLTQEITEDALKEEFERYGTVERVKKIKDYAFVHFEDRDCAVKAMQELDGKEMGGARLEVSLAKPPSDKKKKEEILRARERRMMQMIHGRGGFDWCSCSPVLRGRTPQPQPRPPQARGDYDYDYDYYGYGDYRGGYNEPFYRYDEFYFDYAGPPQPSAVRQPPNRPQPAGSCGTGGRWARRAAAAPAPAAGARGGARRVARGRRTPSAMRGNPRAKPSLPGKRKHDGGHQNVGGECKRRVGAGGCGAGAGWGGGALAQQPLAS
- the LOC124634523 gene encoding heterogeneous nuclear ribonucleoprotein R-like isoform X3, encoding MAEGNGEIPIEEVPGKDSDVGRTPDYRKLIDYGLDPKVAAKLDDIYKTGKLAHAELDERALDALKEFPSDGALSVLGQFLDSNLEHVSNKSAYLCGVMKTYRQKSRAGVQGAPALSSTVQVKGPDEEKIKQILARTGYTLDVTTGQRKYGGPPPGWEGGTPGAGCEVFCGKIPKDMYEDELIPLFERCGTIWDLRLMMDPMTGTNRGYAFVTFTTREATQRAVQELDNHEIKPGKTLRIKISVPNLRLFVGNIPKSKGKEEILEEFGKLTAGLVEVIIYSSPDDKKKNRGFCFLEYESHKAASLAKRRLGTGRIKQVWGCDIIVDWADPQEEPDEQTMSKVKVLYARNLTQEITEDALKEEFERYGTVERVKKIKDYAFVHFEDRDCAVKAMQELDGKEMGGARLEVSLAKPPSDKKKKEEILRARERRMMQMIHGRGGCSPVLRGRTPQPQPRPPQARGDYDYDYDYYGYGDYRGGYNEPFYRYDEFYFDYAGPPQPSAVRQPPNRPQPAGSCGTGGRWARRAAAAPAPAAGARGGARRVARGRRTPSAMRGNPRAKPSLPGKRKHDGGHQNVGGECKRRVGAGGCGAGAGWGGGALAQQPLAS
- the LOC124634523 gene encoding heterogeneous nuclear ribonucleoprotein R-like isoform X6, producing MAEGNGEIPIEEVPGKDSDVGRTPDYRKLIDYGLDPKVAAKLDDIYKTGKLAHAELDERALDALKEFPSDGALSVLGQFLDSNLEHVSNKSAYLCGVMKTYRQKSRAGVQGAPALSSTVQVKGPDEEKIKQILARTGYTLDVTTGQRKYGGPPPGWEGGTPGAGCEVFCGKIPKDMYEDELIPLFERCGTIWDLRLMMDPMTGTNRGYAFVTFTTREATQRAVQELDNHEIKPGKTLRIKISVPNLRLFVGNIPKSKGKEEILEEFGKLTAGLVEVIIYSSPDDKKKNRGFCFLEYESHKAASLAKRRLGTGRIKQVWGCDIIVDWADPQEEPDEQTMSKVKVLYARNLTQEITEDALKEEFERYGTVERVKKIKDYAFVHFEDRDCAVKAMQELDGKEMGGARLEVSLAKPPSDKKKKEEILRARERRMMQMIHGRGGCSPVLRGRTPQPQPRPPQARGDYGWVMWDGRAMGAARGGGAGPRGWGPWWCAPRRAWPPHAQRHAWQSPRQAKFTR
- the LOC124634523 gene encoding heterogeneous nuclear ribonucleoprotein R-like isoform X4 translates to MAEGNGEIPIEEVPGKDSDVGRTPDYRKLIDYGLDPKVAAKLDDIYKTGKLAHAELDERALDALKEFPSDGALSVLGQFLDSNLEHVSNKSAYLCGVMKTYRQKSRAGVQGAPALSSTVQVKGPDEEKIKQILARTGYTLDVTTGQRKYGGPPPGWEGGTPGAGCEVFCGKIPKDMYEDELIPLFERCGTIWDLRLMMDPMTGTNRGYAFVTFTTREATQRAVQELDNHEIKPGKTLRIKISVPNLRLFVGNIPKSKGKEEILEEFGKLTAGLVEVIIYSSPDDKKKNRGFCFLEYESHKAASLAKRRLGTGRIKQVWGCDIIVDWADPQEEPDEQTMSKVKVLYARNLTQEITEDALKEEFERYGTVERVKKIKDYAFVHFEDRDCAVKAMQELDGKEMGGARLEVSLAKPPSDKKKKEEILRARERRMMQMIHGRGGLGHVGRAGDGRGARRRRRPPRLGPVVVRAASRVAAARPAPCVAIPAPSQVYQVNVNTTGATRTSGGSASGGWARAGAARARAGAAARWRSSRWPASAGRGAGAGRGGRRGRPAPALEALQAARGSDSAAAYARSRPADTFTSGPRCVPRGSLYFFLYMCFFI
- the LOC124634523 gene encoding heterogeneous nuclear ribonucleoprotein R-like isoform X2, whose amino-acid sequence is MAEGNGEIPIEEVPGKDSDVGRTPDYRKLIDYGLDPKVAAKLDDIYKTGKLAHAELDERALDALKEFPSDGALSVLGQFLDSNLEHVSNKSAYLCGVMKTYRQKSRAGVQGAPALSSTVQVKGPDEEKIKQILARTGYTLDVTTGQRKYGGPPPGWEGGTPGAGCEVFCGKIPKDMYEDELIPLFERCGTIWDLRLMMDPMTGTNRGYAFVTFTTREATQRAVQELDNHEIKPGKTLRIKISVPNLRLFVGNIPKSKGKEEILEEFGKLTAGLVEVIIYSSPDDKKKNRGFCFLEYESHKAASLAKRRLGTGRIKVWGCDIIVDWADPQEEPDEQTMSKVKVLYARNLTQEITEDALKEEFERYGTVERVKKIKDYAFVHFEDRDCAVKAMQELDGKEMGGARLEVSLAKPPSDKKKKEEILRARERRMMQMIHGRGGFDWCSCSPVLRGRTPQPQPRPPQARGDYDYDYDYYGYGDYRGGYNEPFYRYDEFYFDYAGPPQPSAVRQPPNRPQPAGSCGTGGRWARRAAAAPAPAAGARGGARRVARGRRTPSAMRGNPRAKPSLPGKRKHDGGHQNVGGECKRRVGAGGCGAGAGWGGGALAQQPLAS